The following proteins are co-located in the Bordetella bronchialis genome:
- the truA gene encoding tRNA pseudouridine(38-40) synthase TruA produces the protein MPRLALGLAYDGSAWQGWQTQPHRRTVQDTLESALQQFLAVPAGTVCAGRTDAGVHAAMQVVHLDTEVHRRPESWVRGLNALLPPSIAVRWARAVPDTFHARFSALSRTYTYLLWNDRVRPALWAGRAGWCFQPLDVDAMRAAAAALLGEHDFSSFRSSQCQARHPVRTLHRLEIAAQGRFLVFTLQANAFLHHMVRNILGALLQVGQGRQASSWMSDLLAARDRTQGAPTFMPDGLYLSAIEYAPAFGLDDLDGREHLLAPFH, from the coding sequence ATGCCGCGTCTGGCCCTGGGCCTGGCGTACGACGGCTCGGCCTGGCAGGGTTGGCAGACGCAGCCGCACCGGCGGACCGTGCAGGACACGCTGGAGTCCGCCTTGCAGCAGTTCCTGGCGGTGCCGGCGGGCACGGTATGCGCGGGCCGTACCGATGCGGGCGTGCATGCCGCCATGCAGGTCGTGCATCTGGACACCGAGGTCCATCGCCGTCCGGAATCCTGGGTGCGCGGCCTGAACGCCTTGTTGCCGCCCAGTATCGCCGTGCGCTGGGCGCGCGCGGTGCCGGACACCTTCCATGCACGGTTCTCCGCCCTGTCGCGGACTTATACCTACCTGTTGTGGAACGACCGCGTACGTCCGGCGCTATGGGCAGGGCGGGCCGGCTGGTGCTTCCAGCCCCTGGATGTCGACGCCATGCGGGCGGCCGCCGCGGCACTGCTCGGCGAACATGATTTCAGCAGCTTCCGGTCATCCCAGTGCCAGGCGCGCCATCCGGTGCGCACCTTGCATCGGCTGGAAATCGCGGCGCAAGGCCGCTTCCTGGTTTTTACCTTGCAGGCCAACGCCTTCCTGCACCACATGGTGCGCAACATCCTGGGTGCGCTGCTGCAAGTCGGGCAGGGCAGGCAAGCGTCGTCCTGGATGAGCGACTTGCTCGCGGCACGCGATCGCACCCAGGGCGCGCCCACCTTCATGCCGGATGGGCTGTACCTGTCCGCGATCGAGTACGCGCCGGCATTCGGCCTGGATGACCTGGACGGACGCGAGCATCTGCTGGCGCCTTTCCACTGA
- a CDS encoding EAL domain-containing protein: MHRLAQRARFSLWHMVYLLLAVALPFLLAIPIVLHQAERRAQDQLRIVENLIISQSENIVAHAIQVASEIDPLAGQSCKNIARALREAGSLRPYFRTLAVIDRNVMYCSSVSGPLDRPLAQIVPGMTRLPPGVTLSTVPGTPLVPNRAALFVFLGIADGRGVLASVDGQYLHDIIAAVDQGGNYAAQMRIGSGHALNATGIHDWESSAPADNGGITVTRQSALYPIEVRATLSAGRLAAYHRALWLQYIPFVAIASALLAYLVHRVNTRRIAMATEIRRGMRRREFCVLYQPIVDLATGACVGAEALLRWRHPVYGIVQPELFYPLVGESALAMRLTRHLLCLIQRDLGAAALPPGFHLNINLNAEHLCRRELVGDVERFLHGFKGVSPRLIFELTERKGFPDTAAVLSNMRALRAIGVAFAIDDFGTGHSSLACLEKITVDYLKIAKGFVSVIDTDAVNAPVLELIISLGGRLGVALIGEGIETETQAAYLRAKGVTLAQGGLFSPPVPAISLLAGL; the protein is encoded by the coding sequence GTGCATCGTCTGGCGCAGCGCGCGCGCTTTTCTTTATGGCACATGGTGTACCTGCTCCTGGCTGTCGCGCTGCCGTTCCTGCTGGCGATACCCATTGTTCTTCACCAGGCCGAACGTCGTGCCCAGGACCAGCTGCGCATCGTCGAAAACCTGATCATCTCGCAGTCCGAGAACATCGTGGCGCATGCCATCCAGGTGGCGTCGGAGATCGATCCCCTGGCGGGGCAGTCGTGCAAGAACATCGCCCGAGCCCTGCGGGAAGCCGGCTCGCTCAGGCCGTACTTCCGCACCCTGGCCGTGATCGACCGCAACGTCATGTATTGCTCTTCGGTCAGCGGCCCGCTGGATCGGCCTCTGGCGCAGATCGTGCCCGGCATGACCCGGCTGCCGCCCGGCGTGACGCTATCCACCGTCCCGGGCACGCCCCTGGTGCCCAATCGCGCCGCCTTATTCGTGTTCCTGGGCATTGCCGACGGGCGCGGCGTGCTGGCCAGCGTGGATGGCCAATACCTGCATGACATCATCGCCGCGGTCGACCAGGGCGGCAACTACGCGGCGCAGATGCGCATCGGCAGCGGCCACGCCCTGAATGCCACCGGCATCCACGATTGGGAGTCTTCCGCGCCCGCGGACAATGGCGGGATCACGGTCACCCGCCAATCGGCGCTTTACCCCATCGAAGTGCGCGCCACGCTCAGCGCCGGACGGCTGGCCGCCTATCATCGGGCGCTGTGGCTGCAGTACATCCCTTTCGTTGCCATCGCGTCCGCGCTACTGGCCTACCTGGTCCATCGCGTCAACACGCGCCGCATCGCCATGGCGACGGAGATCCGCCGCGGCATGCGTCGCCGCGAGTTCTGTGTGCTGTACCAGCCCATCGTGGACCTGGCCACGGGCGCCTGCGTGGGCGCCGAGGCCCTGCTGCGATGGCGCCATCCCGTCTACGGCATCGTGCAGCCCGAACTCTTCTATCCCCTGGTCGGCGAGAGCGCACTGGCCATGCGCCTGACCCGTCACCTGCTTTGCCTGATACAGCGCGACCTGGGGGCGGCGGCGTTGCCGCCGGGCTTCCACCTGAACATCAACCTGAATGCGGAACACCTGTGCCGGCGCGAGCTCGTGGGCGATGTCGAGCGTTTCCTGCATGGCTTCAAGGGTGTGAGCCCGCGGCTGATCTTCGAACTGACGGAGCGCAAGGGCTTTCCGGATACGGCAGCCGTATTGAGCAATATGCGCGCCTTGCGCGCCATCGGCGTGGCCTTCGCCATCGATGATTTCGGTACCGGACACAGCTCGCTGGCCTGTCTGGAAAAGATCACGGTCGACTATCTGAAGATCGCCAAGGGCTTTGTTTCCGTCATCGATACGGATGCCGTCAATGCGCCCGTGCTGGAATTGATCATCTCGCTGGGCGGACGCTTGGGCGTGGCCCTGATCGGCGAAGGGATAGAAACCGAAACCCAGGCCGCTTATCTGCGCGCGAAAGGCGTCACGCTGGCGCAAGGCGGGCTTTTTTCGCCGCCGGTTCCGGCCATTTCGCTGCTGGCGGGCCTATAA
- a CDS encoding response regulator — translation MPLATSLPSPPPAASQMLISGEPSVRRYLLTSRPRHRIRVSVLYDHPVIALGMASFLQHQADFEVVHTETSAVRFLDSLKKVPCDVVIVDFYLPRQPWEGIHFIKRIRRLHPELIIITFSAGKIMDTEYAAFKAGANGYVPKGERLPFLADMIRLAVNAPRAFYSCSDGHVRDCRPKRPEERLTNAELEILRNIALGLSVTQIAAKLLRSKKTISTHKRRAMKKLELADDLALALYLKEKFEQSIGD, via the coding sequence ATGCCCCTCGCGACCAGCCTTCCCTCTCCGCCTCCCGCCGCCTCGCAAATGCTCATCTCGGGTGAACCTTCCGTCCGGCGATACCTCCTGACATCGCGCCCCCGCCACCGCATCCGCGTCTCGGTGCTGTACGACCATCCCGTCATCGCCCTGGGCATGGCGTCCTTCCTCCAGCACCAGGCCGACTTCGAAGTCGTGCATACCGAAACCTCCGCCGTGCGCTTCCTGGACAGCCTCAAGAAGGTCCCCTGCGACGTCGTCATCGTGGATTTCTATCTTCCCCGCCAACCCTGGGAAGGCATCCATTTCATCAAGCGCATACGCCGCCTGCACCCGGAGCTGATCATCATCACGTTCTCGGCGGGCAAGATCATGGACACGGAGTATGCGGCGTTCAAGGCCGGCGCCAACGGCTACGTGCCCAAGGGAGAACGCCTGCCTTTCCTGGCCGACATGATCCGCCTGGCCGTGAACGCGCCGCGCGCCTTCTACTCGTGCAGCGACGGCCATGTCCGCGACTGCCGTCCCAAGCGGCCCGAGGAACGCCTGACCAATGCCGAGCTCGAGATCCTGCGCAACATCGCGCTGGGATTGTCGGTCACGCAGATCGCCGCCAAACTGCTGCGCAGCAAGAAGACCATCAGCACGCATAAACGGCGAGCGATGAAAAAGCTGGAGCTGGCCGACGACCTTGCCCTCGCGCTGTACTTGAAAGAGAAATTCGAACAGTCGATCGGCGACTGA
- a CDS encoding glutathione S-transferase family protein, producing the protein MLTIWGRRTSSNVQALMWCVGELGLPYRRHDIGHRHGGNDTPAFLAMNPNGTVPVLRDGDDEPLWETGAILRYLATRYAEAAFWPLDLRARTHVDKWAEWAKLNVAMNFTVPVFWHVVRTASRDKNPAALAQALDVLGKKLDIAEARLTSHAFLAGDRFTLADIQLGHVLYRYFDIDIPRADRPALRRYYEMLADRPAFREHVMVSYDELRVA; encoded by the coding sequence ATGCTGACGATCTGGGGCCGCCGTACGTCGTCCAATGTCCAGGCGCTGATGTGGTGCGTGGGCGAGCTCGGGCTACCCTATCGGCGCCACGACATCGGCCATCGCCACGGCGGCAACGATACTCCGGCCTTCCTGGCCATGAATCCCAACGGTACCGTGCCCGTGCTGAGGGACGGCGACGACGAGCCCTTGTGGGAGACCGGCGCCATCCTGCGCTATCTGGCCACCCGGTACGCCGAGGCCGCCTTCTGGCCCCTGGACCTGCGCGCACGCACCCACGTCGATAAATGGGCCGAGTGGGCAAAGCTGAACGTCGCCATGAATTTCACCGTGCCGGTGTTCTGGCACGTCGTCCGCACCGCTAGTCGGGACAAAAATCCGGCGGCGCTGGCCCAGGCGCTGGACGTCCTGGGAAAGAAGCTGGATATCGCCGAAGCGCGATTGACGTCCCACGCCTTCCTGGCGGGCGATCGGTTCACCCTGGCGGACATCCAGCTCGGGCATGTGCTCTATCGCTATTTCGATATCGACATCCCGCGCGCGGACCGGCCGGCACTGCGCCGCTACTACGAGATGCTGGCCGACCGTCCTGCCTTCCGCGAGCACGTGATGGTCTCCTACGACGAACTCCGCGTCGCCTAG
- a CDS encoding phosphoribosylanthranilate isomerase, with protein MRTRVKICGMTRPEDIAAAVEAGADAVGLIFYPKSKRYVTLEQAARLRRAVPAFVDVVALFVNAEDETVKQVLDTVGPDLLQFHGDETPAACERHGRRYMKAFRVGGPGAETAAQLAQTCAGYRGAAGWLFDSYSAGYGGSGLAFEHALLQDVRADRQGAPIILSGGLSPDNVQAAVAALRPYAVDVSSGVEDCPGIKSAARIRSFLQAVRRADQDAARDAPDLAGVAAQLG; from the coding sequence ATGCGCACGCGCGTCAAAATCTGCGGCATGACCCGCCCCGAAGATATCGCCGCCGCCGTCGAGGCGGGCGCCGATGCGGTCGGCTTGATCTTCTATCCCAAGAGCAAGCGCTACGTCACGCTGGAGCAGGCGGCTCGCCTGCGCCGCGCGGTGCCGGCTTTCGTCGACGTCGTCGCGCTGTTCGTCAATGCCGAAGACGAGACGGTCAAACAGGTCCTGGACACCGTGGGCCCCGATTTGCTGCAGTTCCATGGCGACGAGACACCGGCCGCCTGCGAACGGCACGGCCGCCGCTACATGAAGGCCTTCCGCGTGGGCGGCCCGGGCGCCGAGACCGCGGCGCAGCTGGCGCAAACCTGCGCGGGCTACCGTGGCGCGGCCGGCTGGTTGTTCGACAGTTATTCCGCGGGATACGGCGGCAGCGGGCTGGCCTTTGAGCACGCGTTGCTGCAGGACGTGCGCGCGGACAGGCAGGGCGCACCCATCATCCTGTCGGGTGGCCTGTCGCCGGACAACGTCCAGGCGGCCGTTGCCGCCCTGCGGCCCTATGCCGTGGATGTCAGCAGCGGCGTGGAAGACTGCCCCGGGATCAAGTCCGCCGCGCGCATCCGTTCATTCCTGCAGGCCGTCCGCCGCGCGGACCAGGACGCCGCCCGGGATGCCCCTGACCTGGCCGGTGTGGCGGCCCAGCTGGGGTAG
- a CDS encoding FimV family protein, producing the protein MTLRSLRPSSIPSRHATRLAIVLALGCAISAPAHALRLAHSRVVSAPNAPLQVLVGIADLTPDEQRSLMATLADPAAWERAGVTPPVPLSSLTLRLEGGSSATRRNLRISSPEAAKGPVVDLLLNLGTSEGQRQVQVSVMQTAGGFPGLVSQAQVGGTRAGRGASAGSVAVRQGDTLYGIAQSNAVPDATLYQMLVALWRANPNAFIQNNMNLVKAGATLVVPDAATVRAIDPAEARRIFIEQQEAYARYRARLAGAAAQGAAAAAAASSAAGQVGGGQSTATPESPPQDRLRLSSGQPGQGNAQAQAQSQADAQTSMAKATEDAQQRVDQLERNVKDLNDALAARQGGDRSGSGAAGGGAAGGAGGNQPGGLALPGLGGASSAAGGGAAASRQGAGPQQGSGTQSGSGAQQGSSATQAGGAPRPGGGTASTGGSSMDTAPGPLAQAGSGTGQGGAAQAGDGSRPAAGGTASGEARTSGQAGAGAAGAGATGASGSGGTAGPAGGSGSAGSGASGPGISGDASNLGGTSGTSGSPGSGAAAAGGASAQTGGAGAGGTGISPSGGASTPSANAGGATQAGGSTGAGPAMTTGPGNAASGEASDGAKPQDTSGLPSWLSDNLLIILTAVLALVAFVIAWLLRRAAMRRDEDQDDIDDELYMTEIDPKAIDRRLDGINLDLDEPPLEDDRRRAGPART; encoded by the coding sequence ATGACGCTACGCTCGCTGCGCCCCTCGTCCATCCCGAGCCGACACGCGACGCGCCTCGCCATCGTGCTCGCCCTTGGTTGCGCGATCAGCGCTCCCGCCCACGCGCTCCGCCTTGCGCACAGCCGGGTGGTGTCGGCGCCCAATGCCCCCTTGCAAGTGCTGGTCGGCATCGCGGACCTGACGCCGGATGAACAGCGCTCCCTGATGGCTACGCTGGCCGACCCGGCCGCCTGGGAACGGGCCGGCGTCACGCCGCCGGTGCCGCTGTCCAGCCTGACCTTGCGCCTGGAAGGCGGTAGCAGCGCCACGCGGCGCAATCTTCGAATTTCTTCGCCTGAAGCGGCCAAGGGTCCCGTCGTCGACCTGCTGCTGAATCTCGGCACCAGCGAAGGACAGCGGCAGGTGCAGGTCAGCGTGATGCAGACCGCCGGCGGTTTCCCCGGCCTGGTCTCGCAGGCCCAGGTGGGCGGCACCCGGGCCGGCCGGGGCGCCAGCGCCGGTTCGGTCGCGGTGCGGCAAGGCGATACGCTCTACGGCATCGCGCAGAGCAACGCGGTGCCCGATGCGACGCTGTACCAGATGCTGGTCGCGCTGTGGCGCGCCAACCCGAACGCCTTCATCCAGAACAATATGAACCTCGTGAAAGCGGGCGCGACCCTGGTCGTGCCCGATGCCGCGACGGTTCGCGCCATCGATCCGGCCGAAGCGCGCCGGATTTTCATCGAACAGCAGGAAGCCTACGCGCGCTATCGCGCCCGGCTGGCCGGCGCCGCGGCCCAGGGCGCGGCGGCCGCTGCAGCGGCCAGCTCGGCTGCCGGGCAGGTTGGCGGCGGGCAGTCCACGGCCACGCCCGAATCGCCCCCGCAGGATCGCTTGCGGCTGTCCAGCGGACAGCCCGGGCAGGGCAACGCCCAGGCGCAGGCTCAGTCCCAGGCCGATGCGCAAACGTCCATGGCCAAGGCCACCGAGGACGCGCAGCAGCGCGTGGATCAACTGGAACGCAACGTCAAGGATTTGAACGATGCGCTGGCCGCCCGGCAAGGCGGCGACCGGTCGGGCAGCGGTGCCGCGGGCGGTGGTGCCGCGGGCGGTGCCGGTGGCAACCAGCCCGGCGGCCTGGCCCTGCCCGGGCTGGGCGGTGCGTCGTCGGCTGCCGGCGGCGGTGCGGCCGCGTCACGGCAGGGCGCCGGCCCGCAGCAGGGTAGCGGTACGCAGTCCGGCAGCGGCGCGCAGCAAGGCAGCAGCGCTACGCAGGCCGGCGGGGCCCCGCGGCCTGGCGGCGGCACGGCTTCCACGGGCGGTTCGTCCATGGATACAGCCCCTGGGCCGCTTGCCCAGGCGGGGTCCGGGACGGGACAAGGCGGCGCGGCGCAGGCGGGCGATGGCTCGCGCCCGGCCGCCGGCGGTACGGCTTCGGGCGAGGCGCGCACGAGCGGTCAGGCCGGTGCCGGTGCCGCAGGCGCCGGTGCAACGGGTGCGTCCGGATCCGGGGGCACTGCCGGCCCCGCAGGCGGCTCCGGCTCCGCGGGCAGTGGCGCATCCGGTCCTGGCATTTCGGGCGATGCGTCCAACCTGGGCGGTACGTCGGGTACAAGCGGCAGCCCCGGTTCCGGGGCCGCCGCGGCCGGCGGGGCTTCGGCCCAGACGGGCGGAGCCGGGGCCGGTGGCACCGGTATCTCTCCATCTGGCGGCGCCTCGACGCCATCCGCCAACGCGGGCGGCGCTACCCAGGCGGGTGGCTCCACGGGCGCGGGGCCGGCTATGACGACCGGCCCCGGCAACGCGGCTTCCGGCGAGGCTTCCGACGGCGCGAAGCCGCAGGATACGTCGGGCCTGCCGTCCTGGCTGTCCGACAATCTGCTCATTATCCTGACCGCCGTCCTGGCCCTGGTCGCCTTCGTGATCGCCTGGCTGCTGCGCCGTGCCGCCATGCGGCGCGACGAAGACCAGGACGACATCGACGACGAACTCTACATGACCGAGATCGACCCGAAGGCCATCGATCGACGCCTGGACGGCATCAATCTGGACCTGGACGAACCGCCGCTCGAGGACGACCGGCGGCGTGCCGGTCCGGCGCGGACCTGA
- the asd gene encoding aspartate-semialdehyde dehydrogenase, which translates to MSNAVGLVGWRGMVGSVLMQRMREENDFALFEPVFFSTSNAGAAAPKWAEGAGALQDAYDIDALKKLPIIVTAQGGDYTSAVYPKLRGAGWSGLWIDAASTLRMADDAIIVLDPVNRPVIDAALKRGVRNFIGGNCTVSCMLMGLAGLFNNDLVEWMTSMTYQAASGGGAQHMRELLTQFGLLNESVKPLLDDPASAILDIDRGVLGKQKDANLPREHFGVPLAGNLIPWIDKDLGNGVSREEWKGGAETNKILGRGEGFGTPATPVDGLCVRIGAMRCHSQALTIKLKRDVPLDELGDIIASGTQWAKVIPNTKEATVEALTPVAVTGTLDIPVGRLRKMSMGPEYLSAFTVGDQLLWGAAEPLRRMLRIALAEA; encoded by the coding sequence ATGAGCAATGCAGTGGGCCTCGTCGGTTGGCGTGGCATGGTCGGATCGGTACTGATGCAACGCATGCGCGAAGAAAACGACTTCGCGCTGTTCGAGCCGGTCTTCTTCTCCACGAGTAACGCCGGCGCGGCGGCCCCCAAATGGGCCGAAGGCGCGGGCGCCCTGCAAGATGCCTACGATATCGATGCGCTCAAGAAACTCCCCATCATTGTGACGGCCCAGGGCGGCGACTACACCAGCGCCGTCTATCCCAAGCTGCGCGGCGCGGGCTGGAGCGGCCTGTGGATCGACGCCGCCAGTACCTTGCGCATGGCCGACGACGCCATCATCGTGCTGGATCCGGTCAATCGCCCGGTCATCGACGCGGCGCTCAAGCGCGGCGTGCGCAATTTCATCGGCGGCAATTGCACCGTCAGCTGCATGCTCATGGGCCTGGCCGGCCTGTTCAATAACGACCTGGTCGAATGGATGACCTCCATGACGTACCAGGCCGCCTCGGGCGGCGGTGCGCAGCACATGCGCGAGCTGCTGACCCAGTTCGGCCTGCTGAACGAGTCGGTCAAGCCGCTGCTGGACGACCCGGCTTCGGCCATCCTGGACATCGACCGCGGCGTGCTGGGCAAGCAGAAGGACGCCAACCTGCCGCGCGAGCATTTCGGCGTGCCCCTGGCCGGCAACCTGATTCCGTGGATCGACAAGGACCTGGGCAACGGCGTATCGCGCGAGGAATGGAAGGGCGGCGCCGAGACCAACAAGATCCTGGGCCGCGGCGAGGGCTTCGGGACGCCCGCCACGCCGGTCGACGGTCTGTGCGTGCGCATCGGCGCGATGCGCTGCCACAGCCAGGCGCTGACCATCAAGCTGAAGCGCGACGTGCCGCTGGACGAGCTTGGCGACATCATCGCCAGCGGTACGCAATGGGCCAAGGTCATCCCGAACACCAAGGAAGCCACCGTGGAAGCCCTGACCCCCGTGGCGGTCACCGGTACGCTGGATATCCCGGTCGGCCGCCTGCGCAAGATGTCCATGGGCCCCGAGTACCTGAGCGCTTTCACCGTGGGCGATCAATTGCTGTGGGGCGCGGCCGAGCCGCTGCGCCGCATGCTGCGCATCGCGCTCGCCGAAGCCTGA
- a CDS encoding hybrid sensor histidine kinase/response regulator codes for MIPDRSIPILLAALGVVLTLTAIGVLLWTQRRMRIVRHTAEKARAEAILARERAEAADSAKSAFLATVSHEIRTPMNGVIGVLDILQDTPLGAEQKRYLGTAMQSARLLLRVINDILDYAKIESGALPLCNAPYDFYRAMENMAELYLPLARRKGLTLTVAIMPHFDKRLVGDEIRVSQVVANLLSNAIAFTDRGAVTLSARRRLGRDGDEIEITVRDTGAGMSEEYQRRLFAPFHQEDTSTTRRHGGTGLGLSIVKHLVERMGGLIAIQSRRGVGTSACVRIPARWNTQAFTWPCYPGHTATLHVANTTMIPMLRAWCRKASIRIVPPDLPADIRILTDGGDGFWVATATKRSGPMHSVYLFLRTLETLWTPIQDMAPAGGATSVGGQDQAHIAPPRSAGASASAALPAAAPCPTDTAPSALDAGIARHPGPGLDRTAPCGAPDPATAMGAAEVRPPCSETPAPQVHTDVLLVEDNEINRDITLRQLALLGIHADAADDGEAGHAAWLEKRPRIMLVDCHMPRLDGYELARRIRTHEMINGWPRTTLIGFSANATQSDARACLAAGMDDYVPKPTTRAKLREALQRTGYLPPDTTPDTTDS; via the coding sequence GTGATACCGGATAGAAGCATCCCGATACTCCTGGCCGCGCTCGGCGTCGTGCTGACGCTGACCGCAATAGGTGTTTTGCTGTGGACCCAGCGCCGCATGCGCATCGTGCGGCATACCGCTGAAAAAGCCCGTGCCGAAGCCATACTCGCCAGGGAACGCGCCGAAGCGGCGGATTCCGCCAAATCGGCCTTTCTCGCAACGGTCAGCCATGAGATCCGTACGCCAATGAACGGTGTCATCGGCGTGCTGGACATCCTTCAGGATACGCCGCTGGGCGCCGAGCAGAAGCGCTACCTGGGCACTGCCATGCAGTCCGCGCGCCTGCTCCTGCGTGTCATCAACGACATCCTGGACTACGCCAAGATAGAGTCCGGCGCGCTGCCGCTGTGCAACGCCCCCTACGACTTCTACCGCGCCATGGAAAACATGGCGGAGCTCTATCTGCCGCTGGCGCGCCGCAAGGGGCTGACGCTTACCGTGGCCATCATGCCGCACTTCGACAAGCGGCTGGTCGGCGACGAGATCCGCGTCAGCCAGGTCGTCGCCAACCTGTTGAGCAATGCCATCGCGTTCACGGACCGCGGCGCGGTCACGCTTTCGGCGCGGCGCCGGCTGGGCCGCGACGGCGACGAGATAGAAATCACGGTGCGCGACACGGGCGCCGGCATGTCGGAAGAATATCAACGCCGGCTGTTCGCCCCCTTCCACCAGGAAGATACCTCCACGACCCGACGGCACGGCGGTACCGGCCTGGGCCTGTCCATCGTGAAGCACCTGGTTGAACGCATGGGCGGCCTGATCGCCATCCAAAGCCGGCGCGGTGTGGGCACCTCGGCCTGCGTGCGCATCCCCGCCCGCTGGAACACGCAAGCCTTCACCTGGCCCTGCTATCCCGGACACACGGCCACGCTGCATGTCGCCAACACCACGATGATCCCCATGCTGCGGGCCTGGTGCCGCAAGGCGTCCATCCGCATCGTGCCGCCCGACCTTCCCGCCGACATACGCATCCTGACTGACGGCGGCGACGGCTTCTGGGTCGCCACCGCCACGAAGCGCTCGGGCCCCATGCATTCCGTCTATCTTTTCCTGCGAACGCTGGAAACGCTGTGGACGCCCATCCAGGACATGGCGCCGGCAGGCGGGGCCACCTCCGTCGGCGGGCAGGATCAAGCGCATATTGCGCCACCGCGTTCTGCCGGCGCCTCGGCGTCGGCGGCCCTCCCTGCTGCCGCGCCTTGCCCGACCGATACGGCACCGTCCGCCCTGGACGCGGGCATCGCAAGACACCCCGGTCCCGGGCTGGACCGCACGGCGCCGTGCGGCGCACCGGACCCGGCAACGGCCATGGGGGCCGCCGAAGTCCGTCCGCCTTGCAGCGAAACTCCGGCGCCCCAGGTCCACACCGATGTGCTGCTGGTCGAGGACAACGAAATCAACCGCGACATCACGCTCCGGCAACTGGCCTTGCTCGGTATCCACGCGGATGCGGCCGACGACGGCGAGGCCGGCCATGCCGCCTGGCTGGAAAAGCGCCCACGCATCATGCTGGTGGACTGCCACATGCCCAGGCTGGACGGCTATGAATTGGCAAGACGCATACGCACCCACGAGATGATCAATGGCTGGCCGCGGACCACGCTGATCGGCTTCAGTGCCAACGCCACCCAATCGGACGCCCGGGCCTGCCTGGCCGCCGGCATGGACGACTACGTACCCAAACCCACTACCCGCGCGAAACTGCGGGAAGCCCTGCAACGCACGGGCTACCTGCCGCCGGACACTACGCCCGACACGACGGATTCGTGA